Within the Euzebya sp. genome, the region CGAGCGCGGGCTGCGCAAGCCCTCCGCCGAGATCCTGCAGTCCATCGCGAAGGCCCTCCGGATCAGCGCCGAGACGCTGTACGTGAAGGCCGGCTTCCTCGAGGAGCGGGAGACCGACGTCACCACCGCGATCATGGCGGATCCGGACCTGACCGAGCGCCAGCGGCGGGCGCTGCTCGAGATCTACCGATCGTTCATCGGCGAGCCCGCGCTGCCGGCCACGCCGGACCCGGAGGGCGGCCCCGCC harbors:
- a CDS encoding helix-turn-helix domain-containing protein; this translates as MTAVVDAKKVLHAASHTVSDVTGAAESTVRDATTEADRRVRELGAFIREQREHARLSGRNLAKRAGVSNPYLSQIERGLRKPSAEILQSIAKALRISAETLYVKAGFLEERETDVTTAIMADPDLTERQRRALLEIYRSFIGEPALPATPDPEGGPAATG